In the genome of Actinomycetota bacterium, the window GGGATCGGGGCGCCCCAGTACCGCTGGCGCGACACCAGCCAGTCGCGGAGCCGGTAGTTGACCTGCGGCCGTCCGAGCCCTCGTTCGTGCAGATCCGCCGTGATCCGCCGTTTCGTCTCCGGCCACGGCAACCCGTCGTAGGGTCCGGAGTTGACCGTGACGCCCTCACCGACGTGCGCCGTGGTCATCGTCTCGGGATCCGGCGCACCGTCCGGCGCGCCGTCCTCGGCGACCACCACCCGCACGGGCAAACCGTGCTCGCGCGCGAACTCCAGGTCGCGTTGGTCGTGGGCGGGTACCGCCATGATCGCGCCGGTCCCGTACTCCATCAGGACGTAGTCCGCGGCGAACGCCGGGATGCGCTCGCCGTTGACCGGGTTGACCATGTCGAACGACAGGCGGATGCCCCGCTTGCCGCGCGCCTCGGTCGACAGCCGCTCGAGCTCCGAGCGTGTCGAGACCTCGTCCATGAAGGCCCGGTAGTCGGGATCATCGCCCATCTTCTCGGCGACCAGCGGGTGCTCCGGTGCGAACACGAAGTAGGTGGCCCCGTACAGCGTGTCGGGTCGCGTCGTGAACACCACGACCTCCTCCCCGCTGTCTGCGACCGTGAAGGTCACCTCCGCCCCCTCGGAGCGGCCGATCCAGTTGCGCTGCATCACGCGGACCCGCTCAGGCCAGTGGCCTTCGAGCCGGTCGAGATCGTCGAGGAGTTCCTGCGCGTACTGGGTGATACGGAAGAACCACTGGGTGAGCGGGCGGCGGACGACCTGCGCGTCGCACCGCTCGCAGCGGCCGTCGATCACCTGCTCGTTGGCCAGGACCGTGGCGTCGTTCGGGCACCAGTTGACGGGCGCCTCGGCGCGGTAGGCCAGGCCGGCGTCGTACAGCCGCAGGAAGATCCACTGCGTCCAGCGGTAGTACTCGGGGTCGGACGTGTGGATGACCCGATCCCAGTCGAACGAGTAGCCCAGCCGGATGATCGACTGCTTCTGCTGGTCGATGTTGGCGTAGGTCCAACCCTTGGGGTGCAGCCCCCGCTTCATCGCCGCGTTCTCCGCCGGGAGGCCGAACGAGTCCCAGCCGATCGGGTTCAGGACCGCTTTCCCGGTCATGCGTGCGTGGCGGGCGAGCGCGTCGTGGATGGAGAAGATCTCGGCATGGCCCATGTGCAGGTCACCGGATGGGTACGGGAACATCGTCAGCGCGTAGAAAGGCTCGCCGGTGGCGTCTTCCGTCAACGAGTAGGTGCGTTCCTCGTACCAGCGCTCCGCGATCGGGGGCTCGAGCGTGAGCGGCGTGTAACGCTCCGGCTCCCCGGTCCGGGCGTTCGCGGCGTGCTCTGCCATCCGGGACGGTCTCCTGACGGTGGGTGCGACCGTATGGTGCCGCTCGACCGTGCGCAGTCCCAAAGCGCGAGGCAGGGGTGCGGGGTCAACTGCGGGGCGGTACGCTCGACGCGGCGGCCGTTGGTCGCCGCTCCCGGGCCCGTAGCTCAGTTGGAAGAGCGCTGCCATGGCATGGCAGAGGTCGTCGGTTCGATCCCGATCGGGTCCACTCCGCTAGACGCCTGCAACTGCCGGGATCCGGCGCTTCCGCTTCCGCCGCTCGCGCGC includes:
- the leuS gene encoding leucine--tRNA ligase, with the translated sequence MAEHAANARTGEPERYTPLTLEPPIAERWYEERTYSLTEDATGEPFYALTMFPYPSGDLHMGHAEIFSIHDALARHARMTGKAVLNPIGWDSFGLPAENAAMKRGLHPKGWTYANIDQQKQSIIRLGYSFDWDRVIHTSDPEYYRWTQWIFLRLYDAGLAYRAEAPVNWCPNDATVLANEQVIDGRCERCDAQVVRRPLTQWFFRITQYAQELLDDLDRLEGHWPERVRVMQRNWIGRSEGAEVTFTVADSGEEVVVFTTRPDTLYGATYFVFAPEHPLVAEKMGDDPDYRAFMDEVSTRSELERLSTEARGKRGIRLSFDMVNPVNGERIPAFAADYVLMEYGTGAIMAVPAHDQRDLEFAREHGLPVRVVVAEDGAPDGAPDPETMTTAHVGEGVTVNSGPYDGLPWPETKRRITADLHERGLGRPQVNYRLRDWLVSRQRYWGAPIPIVHCASCGQVPVDDDDLPVRLPDDVEFSGEGGSPLPRHDGFVNTQCPRCGEPAERETDTMDTFVDSSWYFLRYLSPDDTERPWDPGLVDRWLPVDQYTGGVEHAILHLLYSRFLVKALRDLGQLSFDEPFVRLLNQGQVIMEGAAMSKSRGNLVVPGEVYEQYGADTLRATMLFSGPPEADIDWADVSPEGVYRWLSRVWRLTLDHLDDDADAGSAEQVEVLRKATHRTIAGVSDDYDAFKYNTAIAKLMELSNTVSAARRDGVRGTAVREAIEALLTLLAPVACFVTEALWERLDHDRSVHDTPWPQADPALLVEEEIPIVVQVDGRVRDKFTIEAGTDQASLEAAALASDNVARHVEGREIVKIIVVPDRLVNVVTRPG